From a region of the Thermosipho melanesiensis BI429 genome:
- a CDS encoding biotin transporter BioY — MKVRDISLIALFVTLTVVGSQISIPIGTVPITLQVLMIFLTGYFLKPFQALLTQIIYLLLGIVGLPVFAGFSGGIVHLFGPTGGYLLAFPIAALIVAFSKKDYFSMFLYGIFGLLVIYLLGFSVLAYHLKSFSKAFMVGVLPFIGIDFVKMILAVIISKRVLRVVEV; from the coding sequence ATGAAAGTAAGAGATATTTCATTAATTGCACTTTTTGTCACATTAACAGTTGTGGGCTCTCAAATTAGTATACCTATTGGCACTGTGCCAATAACTTTACAGGTTTTGATGATATTTTTAACAGGATATTTTTTAAAACCCTTTCAAGCTTTATTAACGCAGATAATTTATTTATTACTTGGTATCGTTGGTTTACCTGTATTTGCAGGTTTTTCTGGAGGGATTGTGCATCTTTTTGGACCAACAGGCGGATATTTATTGGCGTTTCCCATTGCTGCGTTAATTGTTGCATTTTCCAAAAAAGATTATTTTTCAATGTTTTTGTATGGTATTTTTGGGCTTTTGGTGATATATTTGTTAGGGTTTAGTGTCCTAGCATATCATCTTAAAAGTTTTTCTAAAGCATTCATGGTTGGAGTTTTGCCGTTTATTGGTATAGATTTTGTAAAGATGATTTTAGCTGTAATAATTTCAAAAAGAGTTTTAAGGGTGGTGGAAGTATGA
- a CDS encoding ACP S-malonyltransferase, with translation MRAFLFPGQGSQYSGMANDFSVYPDWDYFGRRAEEVLNLNLIEIMNGDEETLKLTENAQPAIYLASYVAYNYLRQNGVGFQITAGHSLGEYTAFAAASVYDFDFGIHLVRKRGEYISQAIEPGKGSMAAVLRVSAEEVEKMVKNYEGLYVANYNSSTQTVVSGLKTSIDKFINDCKEKGIRATELVVSGPFHTPFLNSAREKLIREIEHVKFRKPTVPIVLNSTGKESTDPERLKYYLLEQIAGPVYWYQSIKRMLQLGVKEFLEVGPKNVLSNMLKREKINIKHFREIDGASAKK, from the coding sequence ATGAGAGCGTTTTTGTTCCCAGGTCAAGGTTCTCAATATTCTGGAATGGCCAATGATTTTTCAGTATATCCCGATTGGGATTACTTTGGTAGAAGAGCGGAAGAAGTTTTGAATTTAAATTTAATTGAAATAATGAATGGTGATGAAGAGACATTAAAATTAACAGAAAATGCACAACCAGCAATTTATCTTGCAAGCTATGTGGCGTATAATTATTTAAGACAAAATGGTGTAGGATTTCAGATTACTGCAGGGCATAGTTTGGGAGAATATACGGCTTTTGCAGCGGCAAGTGTTTATGATTTTGATTTTGGCATACATTTAGTTAGGAAGAGAGGAGAATATATATCTCAAGCAATTGAACCAGGCAAAGGAAGCATGGCAGCTGTTTTGAGGGTCTCAGCAGAAGAGGTAGAAAAAATGGTAAAAAATTATGAGGGTTTATATGTGGCAAATTATAATTCTTCGACCCAAACTGTTGTTAGCGGATTGAAAACTTCAATTGATAAGTTTATAAATGATTGCAAAGAAAAAGGAATACGTGCAACTGAATTAGTAGTTTCAGGACCTTTCCATACACCTTTTTTAAATAGTGCAAGGGAAAAATTGATTAGAGAGATTGAGCATGTTAAGTTTAGAAAACCTACCGTTCCCATTGTGTTAAATAGTACAGGAAAAGAATCAACAGATCCCGAAAGGTTGAAATATTATTTGTTAGAACAAATTGCAGGTCCTGTATATTGGTATCAATCTATAAAAAGAATGTTACAGTTAGGGGTAAAAGAATTCTTGGAAGTTGGTCCAAAAAATGTATTGTCTAATATGTTAAAAAGAGAAAAGATAAATATAAAACATTTTAGGGAAATTGATGGAGCTTCAGCTAAGAAATAA
- a CDS encoding sulfide-dependent adenosine diphosphate thiazole synthase — protein sequence MWDLEISKIIVNGFFEKFNDALDVDVAIVGGGPSALTASYFLTKNGFKVVIFEEKNDPGGGTWGGGMLFNELVVEEELEWMLKEFGMNYKRLNGFISIDSVHFASSLLYNTTKVGTKIFNNVIVEDILMEENRLCGVVINWAPVIKQRLHVDPITVKAKYVVDGTGHPASVVQMIIDRNLEVELPLDKIREFPMNAKEGENFVLKNTKEVFPGLFVMGMAAVSVGGGPRMGPIFGGMLKSGEKVANAIVEKLSVEVSK from the coding sequence ATGTGGGATTTAGAAATTTCTAAAATTATTGTAAATGGTTTTTTTGAAAAATTTAACGATGCATTAGATGTAGATGTTGCAATTGTAGGAGGAGGCCCCAGTGCACTAACTGCATCTTATTTTTTAACAAAAAATGGATTTAAAGTCGTTATATTTGAAGAAAAGAATGATCCAGGTGGGGGTACTTGGGGTGGGGGAATGCTGTTTAATGAATTAGTTGTAGAAGAAGAGCTTGAATGGATGTTGAAAGAATTTGGGATGAATTATAAAAGGTTGAATGGTTTTATTTCTATTGATTCAGTACATTTTGCTTCATCACTTTTGTATAATACAACCAAAGTTGGTACAAAGATATTTAATAACGTTATAGTAGAAGATATTTTAATGGAAGAAAACAGATTATGTGGGGTTGTAATTAATTGGGCACCAGTCATTAAACAACGACTCCATGTTGATCCAATAACTGTGAAAGCAAAGTATGTAGTTGATGGAACGGGACATCCTGCAAGTGTTGTTCAAATGATTATAGATAGAAATTTAGAAGTTGAGTTACCTTTGGATAAAATAAGAGAATTTCCAATGAATGCAAAAGAAGGAGAGAATTTTGTGCTTAAAAATACGAAAGAAGTATTTCCTGGGTTATTTGTGATGGGAATGGCAGCAGTTTCAGTAGGTGGTGGCCCAAGAATGGGGCCGATATTTGGTGGAATGTTAAAATCGGGCGAAAAAGTTGCAAATGCTATAGTAGAAAAGTTAAGTGTTGAAGTCAGTAAATAA
- a CDS encoding DUF4234 domain-containing protein, with product MVFFYIIYTIFSLLSNILYFLYENISQMLLGISSVSFLVLLYLIGNRLRKKLKINILSIYYVALILTIFSFFPLYLTNSVITYFIAQFFAFLFILFYLKVILSVLKSDLSVFKLLIFSILTFGIYSYFFFFRLIKEVKEKV from the coding sequence ATGGTTTTCTTTTATATAATATATACAATATTTTCTTTGTTATCGAATATTTTGTACTTTTTGTATGAGAACATTTCTCAAATGCTTTTAGGAATATCTTCTGTTTCGTTTTTAGTATTGTTATATTTAATTGGAAATAGATTAAGAAAAAAATTAAAAATTAATATACTTTCTATTTATTATGTTGCGTTAATATTAACTATCTTTTCTTTTTTTCCACTTTATTTGACTAACTCTGTGATTACTTACTTTATTGCTCAATTTTTTGCGTTTTTATTTATACTTTTTTATTTAAAGGTAATTTTATCTGTTCTAAAGTCAGACTTGTCAGTTTTTAAGTTGCTGATATTTTCAATATTAACTTTTGGAATATATTCGTACTTTTTCTTTTTTAGATTAATAAAAGAAGTTAAAGAAAAAGTTTGA
- the thiC gene encoding phosphomethylpyrimidine synthase ThiC translates to MTLIDRIKKGDIPDFLEEVAKSENVSVDFLISGILNGTIVIPNNKNHSSLRKYMAIGESLKIKVNANIGTSLGYDDFEYELKKFHTARKFGADSVMLLSTWGDIEKQREKIINMSDIPIGTVPIYDVAVVAYMEHKNVVDFSEKDFLKILENHAKQGVDFVTLHVSITKDIVKKLKNSKRIMRIVSRGGSIISGWIIKNDLENPFYKYFDEVLDIAREYDVTLSLGDSLRPGNLFDSMDKLQLEEWFIFEELVEKARKKNVQVILEGPGHVPINQIESTVQLMKKYGKNSPVFLLGPIVLDIAPGYDHITSAIGAAIAAKSGADFICYVTPSEHLSLPSVEDVKLGVISSKIAGMAVDFSRGKHIEENYKLALFRKNLDWDGIKDVVLDREIVEEYLDSKPFKGEGCSMCGPFCSLKIVEEYLEK, encoded by the coding sequence ATGACTTTGATTGACAGGATAAAAAAAGGTGATATACCAGATTTTTTGGAAGAAGTTGCAAAATCTGAAAATGTAAGTGTTGATTTTTTAATAAGTGGAATTTTGAATGGAACTATAGTTATTCCAAACAATAAAAATCATTCTTCACTAAGAAAGTACATGGCAATAGGGGAAAGTTTAAAGATAAAGGTTAATGCAAATATTGGAACTTCACTTGGATATGATGATTTTGAGTATGAATTAAAAAAGTTTCATACTGCACGAAAATTTGGTGCAGATAGCGTTATGCTGTTATCTACTTGGGGGGATATTGAAAAGCAACGTGAGAAAATAATAAATATGTCTGATATTCCAATTGGGACTGTTCCTATATACGATGTTGCAGTTGTTGCGTATATGGAGCATAAGAATGTGGTTGATTTTTCTGAAAAAGATTTTTTGAAAATTTTGGAAAACCATGCAAAACAAGGTGTTGATTTTGTTACATTACATGTGAGTATAACTAAAGATATAGTGAAAAAATTAAAAAATTCAAAGAGAATAATGAGAATCGTTAGTCGTGGTGGTTCAATTATTTCTGGTTGGATAATTAAAAATGATTTAGAAAATCCCTTTTATAAATACTTTGACGAAGTATTAGATATTGCAAGAGAATATGATGTGACATTGAGTTTAGGTGATTCACTTAGGCCAGGAAATCTTTTTGATTCTATGGATAAACTACAATTGGAAGAATGGTTTATATTTGAAGAATTAGTTGAAAAAGCGCGAAAAAAGAATGTACAGGTAATTTTGGAAGGGCCTGGTCATGTGCCAATTAATCAGATAGAATCTACAGTTCAACTAATGAAAAAATATGGGAAAAATTCTCCTGTATTTTTACTTGGACCAATTGTTTTGGACATTGCACCTGGTTATGATCATATTACTTCTGCAATTGGAGCCGCAATTGCAGCCAAAAGTGGAGCAGATTTTATCTGTTATGTAACACCATCAGAACATCTTTCATTGCCATCTGTGGAGGATGTAAAATTAGGGGTTATTTCTTCAAAGATAGCAGGTATGGCTGTTGATTTTTCCAGAGGAAAGCATATAGAAGAAAATTATAAACTAGCACTCTTTAGAAAGAATTTAGATTGGGATGGAATAAAAGATGTAGTTTTAGATAGGGAAATTGTGGAGGAGTATTTGGACAGTAAGCCATTTAAAGGAGAAGGCTGTTCTATGTGTGGGCCGTTTTGTTCGTTAAAAATTGTAGAGGAGTATTTAGAAAAGTGA
- a CDS encoding sugar phosphate isomerase/epimerase family protein has product MRLGVSTSVIRSDLRFLGYFLKKFRSFDLFELGFLDPTFLNSINNIKKPYGIHAPFIFKLSSHPKFTSGDFEETFRKILKSALFARNLSAEYLIVHYPDTLQTKDWRSNFRLLEQLSNIIKVRVENTFGNSFFYKASDYRFLCKELNLGLCIDLGHLLIDDRLNPFEFIEQLADFIEEFHVYYANSKTYKTCHHMPWYEDKVYIDLLRLIKSFNVDIVIESTPECNGIEKLIDFLGVR; this is encoded by the coding sequence GTGAGATTAGGAGTATCAACGAGTGTTATAAGAAGTGATTTAAGGTTTTTAGGATATTTTTTAAAGAAGTTTAGAAGTTTTGATTTGTTTGAATTGGGGTTTTTAGATCCCACTTTTTTAAATAGCATAAATAATATAAAGAAACCTTATGGTATTCACGCTCCGTTCATTTTTAAACTTTCTTCTCATCCAAAATTTACAAGTGGTGACTTTGAGGAAACATTTCGAAAAATATTAAAGAGTGCGCTGTTTGCTAGGAATTTATCTGCTGAGTATTTGATAGTTCATTATCCAGATACTCTACAAACAAAAGATTGGAGAAGTAATTTTAGATTATTAGAACAATTGAGCAATATCATTAAAGTTAGAGTAGAAAACACATTTGGAAATAGTTTTTTTTACAAAGCAAGTGATTATAGATTTTTATGCAAGGAATTAAATTTAGGGCTCTGTATAGATTTAGGTCACCTTTTAATAGATGATCGATTGAATCCATTTGAATTTATAGAACAATTAGCTGATTTTATTGAAGAATTTCATGTGTATTATGCAAATAGTAAGACATATAAAACGTGTCATCATATGCCTTGGTATGAAGATAAAGTGTATATTGACTTACTTAGGTTAATAAAATCATTTAACGTGGATATTGTTATTGAATCTACTCCTGAATGTAATGGTATTGAAAAACTTATTGATTTTTTGGGGGTGAGATAG
- a CDS encoding thiamine-phosphate synthase family protein: MLIISGFDPSSGAGLIQDVGVATAMGISVYSSVSAFTKQTLEKTYSVKFRGLDEILDEIEIFHDVKVIKIGIVLPELLEKLRKMYKDSIIVWNPVLESSSGYKFLDENDVKKYINYADYVIVNSLEAKKIGISDNMIITGGHDNKDYIEIKYKDRVVTHERINGEFRGTGCVFSTLFSSLLVLDYEPFEAIKRTSEIMVKVLKKSNKRFQVELLSRDWQKWEVLDELNRIILDIMEIGHLTIPEVGQNVSYALPWAENEEQVAKFPGRIRLVFGKPHFLGDATFKGKSHTARMTLEMMKKFPFVRCTTNIRYEERYVEKAKKVGYKVYEHVRKLEPDEVKLKEGQSLRWGIANIIESLEYPPDMIYDKGFWGKEAMIRVFGRNPKEVVEKVKNIIF, encoded by the coding sequence ATGTTGATTATTTCTGGTTTTGATCCATCATCTGGTGCGGGGTTGATTCAGGACGTTGGGGTTGCTACTGCAATGGGAATTAGTGTTTATTCATCAGTTAGTGCTTTTACTAAACAAACTTTGGAAAAAACGTATAGTGTGAAATTTAGAGGTTTAGATGAAATTTTAGATGAGATAGAAATTTTTCACGATGTTAAGGTTATAAAAATTGGAATAGTTTTGCCAGAACTTTTAGAAAAATTGAGAAAAATGTATAAAGATTCAATTATAGTGTGGAATCCTGTTTTGGAATCATCTAGTGGATATAAGTTTTTAGATGAAAATGATGTAAAAAAATACATTAATTATGCAGATTATGTAATTGTAAATAGTTTAGAGGCAAAAAAAATAGGAATAAGTGACAATATGATAATAACTGGAGGACATGATAATAAAGACTATATTGAAATTAAATACAAAGATAGAGTTGTAACCCATGAAAGGATTAATGGAGAATTTAGAGGAACAGGTTGTGTGTTTTCAACTTTATTTTCCAGCCTATTGGTATTAGATTATGAGCCATTTGAGGCAATAAAAAGAACTTCTGAAATTATGGTAAAAGTTTTGAAAAAATCTAATAAAAGATTCCAAGTTGAATTGTTATCAAGAGATTGGCAAAAGTGGGAAGTGTTGGATGAACTAAATAGAATAATTTTAGATATTATGGAGATTGGACATTTAACCATTCCAGAAGTTGGACAAAATGTTTCATACGCACTGCCTTGGGCTGAAAATGAAGAACAGGTTGCAAAATTTCCAGGTAGAATAAGACTTGTATTTGGAAAGCCTCATTTTTTAGGGGATGCAACCTTTAAAGGGAAGTCCCATACTGCTAGGATGACTTTGGAAATGATGAAAAAGTTTCCTTTTGTAAGATGTACAACCAATATTAGATATGAAGAAAGATATGTTGAAAAAGCCAAGAAAGTGGGATATAAGGTTTATGAACATGTGAGAAAATTAGAACCAGATGAGGTTAAACTTAAAGAAGGCCAATCATTAAGATGGGGTATTGCAAACATAATTGAGAGTCTGGAATATCCACCAGACATGATTTATGATAAGGGTTTTTGGGGGAAAGAAGCAATGATAAGAGTATTTGGTAGAAATCCTAAAGAAGTTGTTGAGAAGGTAAAGAATATAATCTTTTAA
- the pfkA gene encoding 6-phosphofructokinase: MKKIAVMTSGGDAPGMNAAIRAVVRYAVRNDIEVVGIQRGYAGLLDEDFIKMNFASVGGIMEKGGTILRSSRCPEFVRKETRKEAAAILSKHGIEGLVVIGGEGSLHGAMFLEEEQKVPVVGIPGTIDNDIAMTDMSIGVDTCLNTVVDAIQKLKDTASSHERAFIVEVMGRSSGYIATVAGLVTGAEAIVIPEIPVNYEALGNKILKERERGKINCIVVVAEGAASAYTVARHLEHRIGYETRITILGHIQRGGSPTAFDRLLASRMGVAAVEYLKRGQSFVMTALQGGKIVPVRFDEVLKQKKSLNMELVELTALLS, encoded by the coding sequence ATGAAGAAAATAGCCGTTATGACTAGTGGAGGAGATGCCCCAGGAATGAATGCCGCCATTAGAGCAGTGGTTCGTTATGCAGTTAGAAATGATATAGAAGTTGTTGGAATTCAGAGAGGTTATGCCGGTTTATTAGACGAAGATTTTATTAAAATGAATTTTGCTTCTGTAGGTGGCATAATGGAGAAAGGTGGTACCATTTTAAGAAGTAGTAGATGTCCTGAATTTGTAAGAAAAGAAACAAGGAAAGAAGCTGCTGCTATTTTATCCAAACATGGAATTGAAGGACTTGTTGTAATTGGTGGAGAAGGTAGTTTGCACGGTGCCATGTTTTTGGAGGAAGAACAAAAAGTACCTGTAGTTGGTATTCCAGGAACAATTGATAATGATATTGCAATGACTGATATGAGTATTGGGGTAGATACGTGTTTAAACACAGTGGTAGATGCTATTCAGAAATTGAAAGACACTGCGTCTTCTCATGAAAGGGCATTTATTGTTGAAGTTATGGGAAGATCATCAGGATACATTGCTACTGTTGCCGGGTTGGTTACTGGGGCTGAAGCTATAGTAATTCCAGAGATTCCGGTAAATTACGAGGCTCTTGGTAATAAAATATTAAAAGAGAGGGAAAGAGGAAAGATAAATTGTATAGTAGTTGTTGCAGAGGGTGCGGCAAGTGCATATACAGTTGCAAGACACCTTGAACATAGAATAGGTTATGAAACAAGAATTACGATTTTAGGACATATTCAAAGAGGTGGTTCTCCAACTGCATTTGATAGGTTACTTGCATCGAGAATGGGTGTTGCAGCTGTTGAGTATTTAAAAAGAGGGCAAAGCTTTGTAATGACAGCACTTCAAGGAGGAAAGATTGTTCCGGTGAGATTTGATGAGGTTTTAAAGCAAAAGAAATCTTTAAATATGGAATTGGTGGAGTTGACAGCTTTATTATCATGA
- a CDS encoding amidohydrolase, translating to MKIREYKNACVWDSGRFVKKSFYVKDNSFFGGNFNEKEVETIDLEGKYVLPGFSDSHAHVLGVGIKKLTYDVSNNSFDEIFERKDEIIIGRGWERIENEKLFDELNSMVILIRKCGHVAFLNKKSQEFLNIDRYYIFEEELEKIWNFLPEEFFYRAFKVGEREFLKHGITSVHSDDFHGISFNLLERLLKDSKLRIFEKLYTNTPWNFEYRDYGVSKIIGIKIFADGSLGGKTAYLSKPYKNTNGYGVFTLPKNFKEIVSFAEKNNLQVCVHAIGDEALSKTIKAFGKYSGHRIIHAQLVKESDFEKLRAFNLSVQPHFFFEDLEIVDNINLENILIYPFRRMYEEGILLSFSSDGPVSPIDPKYVINAALKLGFSFKDAILLYTESSGNIIKEKIGRIAPNYLADFVVYSDKNLTKLEKVFVNGELVYDTFTLEP from the coding sequence ATGAAAATTAGAGAATATAAAAATGCCTGTGTATGGGATAGTGGAAGATTTGTAAAAAAGAGTTTTTATGTAAAAGATAATAGTTTTTTTGGTGGGAATTTTAATGAAAAAGAGGTTGAAACAATAGACCTGGAGGGGAAGTATGTCCTTCCAGGTTTTTCTGATTCTCATGCCCACGTTTTAGGTGTTGGAATAAAAAAGTTAACGTATGATGTATCTAATAACTCATTTGATGAAATTTTTGAAAGAAAAGATGAGATTATTATAGGTAGAGGATGGGAAAGAATTGAGAACGAAAAACTTTTTGATGAACTAAATTCAATGGTTATATTAATTAGAAAGTGTGGTCATGTTGCTTTTCTTAATAAAAAGTCACAAGAGTTTTTGAATATAGATAGATATTATATATTTGAGGAAGAGTTAGAAAAAATTTGGAATTTTTTACCTGAAGAGTTTTTTTATAGGGCGTTTAAGGTTGGAGAGAGAGAATTTTTAAAGCATGGAATTACAAGTGTACACTCGGATGATTTTCACGGAATTTCTTTTAATTTATTGGAAAGATTGTTAAAAGATAGTAAATTACGTATATTTGAAAAATTATACACAAACACACCATGGAATTTTGAATACAGAGATTATGGCGTTTCAAAGATTATAGGAATAAAGATTTTTGCAGATGGATCTTTGGGTGGAAAAACTGCTTATTTATCAAAACCATATAAAAATACGAATGGTTATGGCGTATTTACACTTCCAAAAAATTTTAAAGAAATAGTTTCTTTTGCGGAGAAAAATAACTTACAAGTTTGTGTACATGCAATAGGCGATGAAGCTTTGTCTAAAACTATAAAAGCATTCGGAAAGTATAGTGGCCATAGGATAATCCACGCTCAACTTGTAAAGGAAAGTGATTTTGAAAAATTACGAGCTTTTAATTTATCTGTTCAACCTCATTTCTTTTTTGAAGATCTTGAGATAGTCGATAATATTAACTTGGAAAACATTTTAATTTATCCGTTTAGGAGAATGTATGAAGAAGGGATTTTGCTCTCTTTTTCAAGTGATGGACCTGTATCTCCCATTGATCCCAAATATGTAATTAATGCAGCGTTAAAACTTGGTTTTTCCTTTAAAGATGCAATTTTGCTATATACAGAGAGCTCAGGAAACATTATAAAAGAAAAAATTGGGCGCATTGCACCCAATTATTTAGCGGATTTTGTAGTATATAGCGATAAAAATTTGACTAAATTAGAAAAAGTATTTGTTAATGGGGAACTTGTTTATGATACTTTTACCCTAGAACCATAG
- the hydE gene encoding [FeFe] hydrogenase H-cluster radical SAM maturase HydE, with product MQEILKKIQKDSVTIDDLEYLISTDKYNDEILSLADEIRGKYVGNEVHIRAIIEFSNYCKMDCLYCGLRAPNKNLKRYRMTPEEIYKRAQLIAQKNIKTIVLQSGEDPFYTTDILKDLIIKIKSLDIAITLSIGERDFEEYKIWKETGADRYLMRHETADEKLYNYLHPHDTFENRKLHLLKLKEIGYEIGAGCMVGLPGQGPRELAKDLMFLKELDSDMIGIGPFIPNPDTPLKNEKGGDLKTTLKIIALARILIPTANIPATTAMGSLHPFGRQMALKAGANVIMPNLTPNPYRPHYTLYPNKICLFEKDTSCIECVKGMITSLNRIIGKNYGSRVKVS from the coding sequence ATGCAAGAAATATTGAAAAAAATACAAAAAGATAGTGTAACTATTGATGATCTTGAATATCTGATTTCAACAGATAAATATAACGATGAAATTCTATCTCTTGCAGATGAAATAAGGGGAAAATACGTTGGAAATGAAGTACATATAAGAGCAATAATAGAATTCTCAAATTACTGTAAAATGGACTGCTTATATTGCGGGCTCAGAGCACCAAATAAAAATTTAAAAAGATATAGAATGACACCCGAAGAAATTTACAAAAGAGCACAGCTAATTGCACAAAAAAATATAAAAACTATTGTACTCCAATCTGGTGAAGATCCATTCTACACTACAGATATCCTCAAAGATTTAATAATAAAAATAAAATCACTTGATATAGCAATAACACTAAGCATAGGAGAAAGAGACTTTGAAGAATACAAAATTTGGAAAGAAACAGGTGCAGATAGGTATCTAATGAGACATGAAACAGCAGATGAAAAATTATACAACTATCTTCATCCACATGATACATTCGAAAACAGAAAATTACATCTTCTTAAATTAAAAGAAATTGGATATGAAATTGGAGCAGGTTGCATGGTAGGACTTCCCGGACAAGGACCTAGAGAACTTGCAAAGGATCTTATGTTTTTAAAGGAGCTTGACTCTGATATGATAGGAATAGGCCCATTTATCCCCAATCCAGACACCCCACTAAAGAATGAAAAAGGCGGAGATTTAAAAACAACGTTAAAAATAATCGCACTAGCAAGGATATTAATCCCAACAGCAAATATTCCCGCAACAACTGCTATGGGCAGTTTACATCCATTTGGAAGACAAATGGCATTAAAGGCAGGTGCAAATGTAATAATGCCAAACTTAACTCCAAATCCTTATAGACCTCATTATACACTTTATCCAAATAAAATATGTTTGTTTGAAAAAGATACAAGTTGTATTGAATGTGTCAAAGGTATGATAACAAGTTTAAATAGAATAATAGGAAAAAACTATGGTTCTAGGGTAAAAGTATCATAA
- the hydG gene encoding [FeFe] hydrogenase H-cluster radical SAM maturase HydG, which produces MYIFTKEKYCEKTFINTEEIEELLENTKFPDSEKIRNILRKSLNKEKLSPIEVATLLNANSRELWEEIFDAARKLKEKIYGNRIVLFAPLYIGNECVNDCEYCGFRVSNKKVVRQTLTIEKLKEEIKALVNKGHKRLIVVYGEHPKYSPEFIAKTIDVIYNTKYGNGEIRRVNVNAAPQTIEGYKIIKEVGIGTFQIFQETYHIPTYKKVHPRGPKSNFAWRLYGLDRAMLAGIDDVGIGALFGLYDWKFEVMGLIYHTIHLEERFGVGPHTISFPRIEPAVGTPIAERPPYQVNDEDFKKIVAVLRLAVPYTGLILTAREPVEIRREVLKLGVSQIDAGSSIGVGSYSDKDPELIKKSQFILGDTRTLDEVIYELLQENYIPSFCTACYRAGRTGEHFMEFAIPGFVKRFCTPNALFTLNEYLNDYASEKTYEIGKKVIQKEIEKLSGKQKEAVISGLDKINKGERDVRF; this is translated from the coding sequence ATGTACATATTTACAAAGGAAAAATATTGTGAAAAAACATTCATTAATACTGAAGAAATAGAGGAATTATTAGAAAATACCAAGTTTCCAGATAGTGAAAAAATTCGCAATATTCTCCGAAAATCCTTAAATAAAGAAAAACTCTCTCCAATTGAAGTTGCCACATTACTAAACGCTAATTCCAGAGAACTATGGGAAGAAATTTTTGATGCAGCAAGAAAGTTAAAAGAAAAAATTTATGGAAACAGAATTGTATTATTTGCACCGCTTTACATTGGTAATGAATGCGTAAACGATTGCGAATACTGTGGTTTTAGAGTTTCAAACAAAAAGGTAGTTAGACAAACTCTTACTATTGAAAAATTAAAAGAAGAGATAAAAGCTTTAGTTAACAAAGGACACAAAAGATTAATCGTGGTATATGGAGAACACCCCAAATATTCACCGGAATTTATCGCAAAAACAATAGATGTAATATATAACACAAAATATGGGAACGGTGAGATAAGAAGGGTAAACGTAAATGCCGCTCCTCAAACTATAGAAGGGTATAAGATTATAAAAGAAGTTGGAATTGGAACCTTTCAAATATTCCAAGAAACATACCATATACCTACATACAAAAAAGTACATCCCCGTGGACCAAAATCAAACTTTGCCTGGAGGTTATACGGCCTTGATAGAGCAATGTTAGCCGGTATTGATGATGTGGGAATCGGAGCACTTTTCGGATTATACGATTGGAAATTCGAAGTTATGGGACTAATTTATCACACTATCCACCTTGAAGAAAGATTTGGAGTCGGTCCACATACGATTTCGTTTCCAAGAATTGAACCAGCAGTAGGTACTCCTATTGCAGAAAGGCCACCATATCAAGTTAATGATGAAGACTTTAAAAAAATAGTTGCGGTGTTAAGACTTGCTGTACCATATACAGGATTGATTTTAACTGCAAGAGAACCTGTGGAAATAAGGCGCGAAGTCTTAAAATTAGGCGTATCACAAATAGACGCTGGCTCAAGTATAGGAGTAGGTTCATACTCTGATAAAGATCCTGAATTAATAAAGAAAAGTCAGTTTATCCTAGGAGACACACGTACCTTGGATGAAGTAATCTATGAATTACTCCAAGAAAACTATATTCCATCATTCTGTACTGCATGTTATAGAGCAGGAAGAACTGGTGAACACTTTATGGAATTTGCAATACCAGGTTTCGTAAAAAGATTTTGTACTCCAAATGCTTTGTTTACTCTCAATGAATACTTAAACGATTATGCATCAGAAAAAACTTATGAAATTGGGAAAAAAGTTATTCAGAAAGAAATAGAAAAATTAAGTGGGAAACAAAAAGAAGCTGTAATTAGTGGATTAGATAAAATTAATAAAGGTGAGAGAGATGTCAGATTCTAG